A stretch of DNA from Pseudomonadota bacterium:
CGACCTGAGCACGCTCGTCGGCACCCGCTTCACGGACGCGGGCTACGAAGTCACGACCGCCGACACCGGCCCCGCCGCCCTCGACGCCGTCGCGCGCCGCGTGCCCGACCTCGTCCTCCTCGACGTGATGCTGCCGGGCCTCGACGGCCTGGAGGTGTGCCGCCGCCTCCGCGCGGACCACCCGCTGCTCTACATCATCATGCTCACCGCGCGCAGCGACGAGCTCGACCGCGTCGTCGGGCTGGAAGTCGGGGCCGACGA
This window harbors:
- a CDS encoding response regulator, with protein sequence MTTPHLLLVEDDPDLSTLVGTRFTDAGYEVTTADTGPAALDAVARRVPDLVLLDVMLPGLDGLEVCRRLRADHPLLYIIMLTARSDELDRVVGLEVGADDYVTKPFSMQELVARVRAALRRLRRIEELRATAPSDAPSEAPITFDDLTIDPMRRE